The following proteins come from a genomic window of Hypanus sabinus isolate sHypSab1 chromosome 9, sHypSab1.hap1, whole genome shotgun sequence:
- the ube2c gene encoding ubiquitin-conjugating enzyme E2 C, producing MAQNVDPSTAASGTTAVRKGSESGAAIARGSVSKRLQQELMTLMMSGNKGISAFPESDNLFRWIGTIDGAAGTVYEGLRYKLSLEFPSGYPYNPPTVKFLTSCYHPNVDGEGNICLDILKDKWSALYDVRTILLSIQSLLGEPNVQSPLNVAAAQLWSNQQEYKQRLHEAYARQLKS from the exons ATGGCCCAGAACGTGGATCCCAGCACCGCGGCCTCGGGGACCACCGCCGTCCGGAAAGGCAGCGAGAGCGGCGCAGCTATCGCCCGGGGCTCGGTGTCTAAAAG GTTGCAACAGGAGCTGATGACCCTGATG ATGTCCGGTAACAAAGGAATTTCCGCTTTCCCGGAGTCCGACAATCTCTTCCGCTGGATCGGCACCATCGACGGCGCAGCGGGCACG GTCTACGAGGGACTGAGGTACAAGCTCTCGCTGGAATTTCCCAGCGGCTACCCGTACAATCCTCCCACTGTCAAGTTCCTCACCTCCTGCTACCATCCCAATGTGGACGGGGAGGGCAACATCTGCCTGGATATTCTCAAAGACAAATGGTCAGCACTTTACGACGTCAGGACAATCCTGCTATCGATCCAGAGTTTACTGGGAG AACCAAATGTACAGAGTCCACTCAACGTTGCTGCAGCTCAACTGTGGTCTAACCAACAAG AGTACAAGCAACGACTACATGAGGCATATGCCCGGCAGCTGAAGagttga